The following are encoded in a window of Phocoena phocoena chromosome 2, mPhoPho1.1, whole genome shotgun sequence genomic DNA:
- the MAX gene encoding protein max isoform X4, giving the protein MLFWSSKGKARADQVLCSWGIHFSSSLMEDASKRKFRALEKARSSAQLQTNYPSSDNSLYTNAKGSTISAFDGGSDSSSESEPEEPQSRKKLRMEAS; this is encoded by the exons ATGCTCTTCTGGAGCAGCAAG GGGAAAGCGAGAGCTGATCAAGTTCTTTGTTCCTGGGGAATtcacttctcttcctccctcatgGAAGATGCAAGTAAAAGGAAAT TCCGTGCACTGGAGAAGGCGAGGTCGAGTGCCCAACTGCAGACCAACTACCCCTCCTCAGACAACAGCCTCTACACCAACGCCAAGGGCAGCACCATCTCTGCCTTCGATGGGGGCTCAGACTCCAGCTCGGAGTCGGAGCCCGAAGAGCCCCAAAGCAGGAAGAAGCTCCGGATGGAGGCCAGCTAA